In Perca flavescens isolate YP-PL-M2 chromosome 7, PFLA_1.0, whole genome shotgun sequence, the following proteins share a genomic window:
- the cdk11b gene encoding cyclin-dependent kinase 11B isoform X3: MGDEKETWKVKTLDEILQEKKRRRELEERSDPKRQKNFPQGLVPQSDDREAKRDTPEEGELRDQKMEITIRNSPYTREDSTEDRGEEDESLAIKPPQQIARKDKSHHRKEEKRKDKRRHRSHSAEGAGKHVRPKDKEKERENDRRKRQWEEDKARRDWERQKRREQARAHSRRERPRLDSPGFFLDHRDRLEQLERQRERDRKLREQQKEQRELKDRERRAEERRKERGGRREVPSHHRMLPDEYEDKSKQGHHSRSPNRIPRERSELSEPRKSATSKEEKPEGKDLLADLQDISDSERKTSSGESSIASASGSDEKDDDDEEESSSQSEGEEDEEESVSGSGRSEQSAEDVSEEEQSVEDFEEEKENGNHILSVPESRFDHDSEESGEDMEEEEDDEEDAGEGDPTPHSQTHSRSPTPEENYIPDSPPISPVELKKELPKYLPALQGCRSVEEFQCLNRIEEGTYGVVYRAKDKKTDEIVALKRLKMEKEKEGFPITSLREINTILKAQHPNIVTVREIVVGSNMDKIYIVMNYVEHDLKSLMETMKQPFLPGEVKTLMIQLLRGVRHLHDNWILHRDLKTSNLLLSHKGILKIGDFGLAREYGSPLKPYTPVVVTLWYRSPELLLGAKEYSTAVDMWSVGCIFGELLTQKPLFPGKSEIDQINKVFKDLGSPSEKIWPGYGELPAVKKMTFTEYPYNNLRKRFGALLSDQGFDLMNKFLTYCPSKRILSDEGLKHEYFRETPLPIEPSMFPTWPAKSEQQRVKRGTSPRPPEGGLGYSHLGDDDLKDTGFHLTTSNQGVSAVGPGFSLKF; this comes from the exons ATGGGGGACGAAAAGGAGACCTGGAAAGTAAAAACTCTTGACGAAATACTACAGGAGAAAAAACGCAGAAGAGAATTAGAAGAGAGATCAGACCCCAAGCGCCAGAAAAAT TTCCCACAGGGCCTTGTTCCACAGTCGGATGATCGGGAAGCCAAACGAGATACTCCGGAGGAAGGAGAACTACGGGATCAAAAGATGGAAATAACAATTCGTAATTCCCCGTACACACGGGAGGACTCAACAGAGGACAG GGGCGAGGAAGATGAATCATTAGCAATCAAGCCTCCACAGCAAATAGCAAGAAAAGACAAGTCTCACCACagaaaggaggagaagagaaaagatAAAAGACGTCATCGCAGTCACTCTGCTGAAGGAG CAGGGAAACATGTACGAcccaaagacaaagaaaaagagcGAGAGAATGATCGCAGGAAGCGTCAATGGGAGGAAGACAAAGCCCGGCGAGACTGGGAGAGGCAGAAACGAAGAGAACAGGCCAGAGCTCATTCACGCAGAGAGAG ACCCCGATTGGATTCTCCTGGGTTTTTTTTGGACCACAGGGACCGGCTGGAACAGCTGGAGCGCCAGCGTGAACGGGACAGAAAGCTGCGCGAACAGCAGAAAGAGCAACGGGAGCTGAAGGATCGGGAGAGGAGGGCTGAGGAGCGACGCAAAGAACGAGGTGGTAGACGAGAAG TGCCGTCTCACCATCGGATGCTACCTGACGAGTATGAGGATAAATCAAAACAAGGTCATCATAGCCGAAGTCCCAACCGCATACCTCGGGAGAGATCCGAACTCAGTGAACCACGGAAAAGTGCGA CATCGAAGGAGGAGAAGCCAGAGGGCAAAGACCTGCTCGCAGACCTCCAGGACATCAGTGACAGTGAGAGGAAGACCAGCTCAGGAGAATCCTCCATCG CATCAGCGTCCGGCTCTGATGAAAAGGATGACGATGATGAAGAGGAGTCAAGCAGCCAGAGTGAGGGcgaagaagatgaagaggagtCAGTTTCAGGCTCAGGAAGGTCTGAGCAGAGTGCAG AGGACGTGAGTGAGGAGGAGCAGTCAGTGGAAGACTTTGAAGAAGAGAAGGAAAATGGAAATCACATACTTTCAG TGCCAGAGTCCCGTTTTGATCACGACTCAGAAGAGAGCGGTGAGGacatggaggaagaggaggacgacGAGGAGGATGCAGGAGAGGGTGACCCCACGCCTCACTCTCAAACTCATTCTCGCTCCCCCACCCCCGAAGAGAACTACATCCCAGACTCCCCTCCAATTTCACCTGTGGAGCTGAAAAAGGAGCTACCCAAATATCTGCCTGCTTTACAG GGTTGTCGCAGTGTTGAGGAATTCCAGTGCTTGAACCGAATAGAAGAAGGAACCTATGGTGTGGTGTACAGAGCCAAGGACAAAAAGACGG ATGAAATTGTGGCCTTGAAAAGATTaaagatggagaaggagaaggagggctTCCCCATTACCTCTTTAAGAGAAATTAATACAATCCTGAAAGCTCAGCACCCAAACATCGTCACAGTAAGG GAAATAGTTGTGGGAAGTAATATGGACAAGATCTACATCGTGATGAACTATGTAGAACACGACCTGAAGAGTTTGATGGAAACCATGAAGCAGCCCTTCCTGCCAG GTGAAGTAAAGACTCTGATGATTCAGCTGCTGCGAGGTGTCCGACATCTCCACGATAACTGGATTCTCCATCGTGATCTGAAGACGTCCAATCTGCTGCTGAGCCACAAGGGTATCCTTAAG ATTGGCGACTTTGGTTTGGCCCGGGAGTACGGTTCGCCCCTGAAGCCCTACACCCCTGTAGTGGTGACTCTGTGGTACCGATCACCAGAGCTGCTGCTCGGAGCCAAG GAGTACTCCACAGCTGTGGACATGTGGTCAGTGGGCTGCATATTTGGCGAGCTCCTCACCCAGAAACCTCTCTTCCCTGGAAAATCTGAAATTGACCAAATTAACAAGGTTTTTAAG gatCTGGGGTCACCCAGCGAGAAAATCTGGCCTGGCTACGGCGAGCTGCCCGCTGTGAAGAAGATGACTTTCACAGAGTATCCCTACAACAATCTGCGAAAGCGCTTTGGTGCGCTGCTTTCGGATCAAGGCTTTGACCTCATGAACAA ATTCCTCACCTACTGCCCCAGTAAGAGGATTTTATCGGACGAGGGGCTCAAGCACGAGTACTTCCGCGAGACGCCGTTGCCTATCGAGCCGTCCATGTTCCCCACCTGGCCGGCCAAGAGCGAGCAACAGAGGGTGAAGAGAGGCACCAGTCCTCGTCCACCCGAGGGAGGCCTGGGCTACAGTCACCTG GGCGATGACGACCTCAAAGACACAGGCTTCCACCTGACAACCAGCAACCAGGGAGTGTCGGCAGTCGGTCCAGGATTTAGCCTCAAATTCTGA
- the cdk11b gene encoding cyclin-dependent kinase 11B isoform X5, producing the protein MGDEKETWKVKTLDEILQEKKRRRELEERSDPKRQKNFPQGLVPQSDDREAKRDTPEEGELRDQKMEITIRNSPYTREDSTEDRSLELGEEDESLAIKPPQQIARKDKSHHRKEEKRKDKRRHRSHSAEGAGKHVRPKDKEKERENDRRKRQWEEDKARRDWERQKRREQARAHSRRERDRLEQLERQRERDRKLREQQKEQRELKDRERRAEERRKERGGRREVPSHHRMLPDEYEDKSKQGHHSRSPNRIPRERSELSEPRKTSKEEKPEGKDLLADLQDISDSERKTSSGESSIASASGSDEKDDDDEEESSSQSEGEEDEEESVSGSGRSEQSAEDVSEEEQSVEDFEEEKENGNHILSVPESRFDHDSEESGEDMEEEEDDEEDAGEGDPTPHSQTHSRSPTPEENYIPDSPPISPVELKKELPKYLPALQGCRSVEEFQCLNRIEEGTYGVVYRAKDKKTDEIVALKRLKMEKEKEGFPITSLREINTILKAQHPNIVTVREIVVGSNMDKIYIVMNYVEHDLKSLMETMKQPFLPGEVKTLMIQLLRGVRHLHDNWILHRDLKTSNLLLSHKGILKIGDFGLAREYGSPLKPYTPVVVTLWYRSPELLLGAKEYSTAVDMWSVGCIFGELLTQKPLFPGKSEIDQINKVFKDLGSPSEKIWPGYGELPAVKKMTFTEYPYNNLRKRFGALLSDQGFDLMNKFLTYCPSKRILSDEGLKHEYFRETPLPIEPSMFPTWPAKSEQQRVKRGTSPRPPEGGLGYSHLGDDDLKDTGFHLTTSNQGVSAVGPGFSLKF; encoded by the exons ATGGGGGACGAAAAGGAGACCTGGAAAGTAAAAACTCTTGACGAAATACTACAGGAGAAAAAACGCAGAAGAGAATTAGAAGAGAGATCAGACCCCAAGCGCCAGAAAAAT TTCCCACAGGGCCTTGTTCCACAGTCGGATGATCGGGAAGCCAAACGAGATACTCCGGAGGAAGGAGAACTACGGGATCAAAAGATGGAAATAACAATTCGTAATTCCCCGTACACACGGGAGGACTCAACAGAGGACAGGTCCTTGGAACT GGGCGAGGAAGATGAATCATTAGCAATCAAGCCTCCACAGCAAATAGCAAGAAAAGACAAGTCTCACCACagaaaggaggagaagagaaaagatAAAAGACGTCATCGCAGTCACTCTGCTGAAGGAG CAGGGAAACATGTACGAcccaaagacaaagaaaaagagcGAGAGAATGATCGCAGGAAGCGTCAATGGGAGGAAGACAAAGCCCGGCGAGACTGGGAGAGGCAGAAACGAAGAGAACAGGCCAGAGCTCATTCACGCAGAGAGAG GGACCGGCTGGAACAGCTGGAGCGCCAGCGTGAACGGGACAGAAAGCTGCGCGAACAGCAGAAAGAGCAACGGGAGCTGAAGGATCGGGAGAGGAGGGCTGAGGAGCGACGCAAAGAACGAGGTGGTAGACGAGAAG TGCCGTCTCACCATCGGATGCTACCTGACGAGTATGAGGATAAATCAAAACAAGGTCATCATAGCCGAAGTCCCAACCGCATACCTCGGGAGAGATCCGAACTCAGTGAACCACGGAAAA CATCGAAGGAGGAGAAGCCAGAGGGCAAAGACCTGCTCGCAGACCTCCAGGACATCAGTGACAGTGAGAGGAAGACCAGCTCAGGAGAATCCTCCATCG CATCAGCGTCCGGCTCTGATGAAAAGGATGACGATGATGAAGAGGAGTCAAGCAGCCAGAGTGAGGGcgaagaagatgaagaggagtCAGTTTCAGGCTCAGGAAGGTCTGAGCAGAGTGCAG AGGACGTGAGTGAGGAGGAGCAGTCAGTGGAAGACTTTGAAGAAGAGAAGGAAAATGGAAATCACATACTTTCAG TGCCAGAGTCCCGTTTTGATCACGACTCAGAAGAGAGCGGTGAGGacatggaggaagaggaggacgacGAGGAGGATGCAGGAGAGGGTGACCCCACGCCTCACTCTCAAACTCATTCTCGCTCCCCCACCCCCGAAGAGAACTACATCCCAGACTCCCCTCCAATTTCACCTGTGGAGCTGAAAAAGGAGCTACCCAAATATCTGCCTGCTTTACAG GGTTGTCGCAGTGTTGAGGAATTCCAGTGCTTGAACCGAATAGAAGAAGGAACCTATGGTGTGGTGTACAGAGCCAAGGACAAAAAGACGG ATGAAATTGTGGCCTTGAAAAGATTaaagatggagaaggagaaggagggctTCCCCATTACCTCTTTAAGAGAAATTAATACAATCCTGAAAGCTCAGCACCCAAACATCGTCACAGTAAGG GAAATAGTTGTGGGAAGTAATATGGACAAGATCTACATCGTGATGAACTATGTAGAACACGACCTGAAGAGTTTGATGGAAACCATGAAGCAGCCCTTCCTGCCAG GTGAAGTAAAGACTCTGATGATTCAGCTGCTGCGAGGTGTCCGACATCTCCACGATAACTGGATTCTCCATCGTGATCTGAAGACGTCCAATCTGCTGCTGAGCCACAAGGGTATCCTTAAG ATTGGCGACTTTGGTTTGGCCCGGGAGTACGGTTCGCCCCTGAAGCCCTACACCCCTGTAGTGGTGACTCTGTGGTACCGATCACCAGAGCTGCTGCTCGGAGCCAAG GAGTACTCCACAGCTGTGGACATGTGGTCAGTGGGCTGCATATTTGGCGAGCTCCTCACCCAGAAACCTCTCTTCCCTGGAAAATCTGAAATTGACCAAATTAACAAGGTTTTTAAG gatCTGGGGTCACCCAGCGAGAAAATCTGGCCTGGCTACGGCGAGCTGCCCGCTGTGAAGAAGATGACTTTCACAGAGTATCCCTACAACAATCTGCGAAAGCGCTTTGGTGCGCTGCTTTCGGATCAAGGCTTTGACCTCATGAACAA ATTCCTCACCTACTGCCCCAGTAAGAGGATTTTATCGGACGAGGGGCTCAAGCACGAGTACTTCCGCGAGACGCCGTTGCCTATCGAGCCGTCCATGTTCCCCACCTGGCCGGCCAAGAGCGAGCAACAGAGGGTGAAGAGAGGCACCAGTCCTCGTCCACCCGAGGGAGGCCTGGGCTACAGTCACCTG GGCGATGACGACCTCAAAGACACAGGCTTCCACCTGACAACCAGCAACCAGGGAGTGTCGGCAGTCGGTCCAGGATTTAGCCTCAAATTCTGA
- the cdk11b gene encoding cyclin-dependent kinase 11B isoform X4, which yields MGDEKETWKVKTLDEILQEKKRRRELEERSDPKRQKNFPQGLVPQSDDREAKRDTPEEGELRDQKMEITIRNSPYTREDSTEDRSLELGEEDESLAIKPPQQIARKDKSHHRKEEKRKDKRRHRSHSAEGAGKHVRPKDKEKERENDRRKRQWEEDKARRDWERQKRREQARAHSRRERDRLEQLERQRERDRKLREQQKEQRELKDRERRAEERRKERGGRREVPSHHRMLPDEYEDKSKQGHHSRSPNRIPRERSELSEPRKSATSKEEKPEGKDLLADLQDISDSERKTSSGESSIASASGSDEKDDDDEEESSSQSEGEEDEEESVSGSGRSEQSAEDVSEEEQSVEDFEEEKENGNHILSVPESRFDHDSEESGEDMEEEEDDEEDAGEGDPTPHSQTHSRSPTPEENYIPDSPPISPVELKKELPKYLPALQGCRSVEEFQCLNRIEEGTYGVVYRAKDKKTDEIVALKRLKMEKEKEGFPITSLREINTILKAQHPNIVTVREIVVGSNMDKIYIVMNYVEHDLKSLMETMKQPFLPGEVKTLMIQLLRGVRHLHDNWILHRDLKTSNLLLSHKGILKIGDFGLAREYGSPLKPYTPVVVTLWYRSPELLLGAKEYSTAVDMWSVGCIFGELLTQKPLFPGKSEIDQINKVFKDLGSPSEKIWPGYGELPAVKKMTFTEYPYNNLRKRFGALLSDQGFDLMNKFLTYCPSKRILSDEGLKHEYFRETPLPIEPSMFPTWPAKSEQQRVKRGTSPRPPEGGLGYSHLGDDDLKDTGFHLTTSNQGVSAVGPGFSLKF from the exons ATGGGGGACGAAAAGGAGACCTGGAAAGTAAAAACTCTTGACGAAATACTACAGGAGAAAAAACGCAGAAGAGAATTAGAAGAGAGATCAGACCCCAAGCGCCAGAAAAAT TTCCCACAGGGCCTTGTTCCACAGTCGGATGATCGGGAAGCCAAACGAGATACTCCGGAGGAAGGAGAACTACGGGATCAAAAGATGGAAATAACAATTCGTAATTCCCCGTACACACGGGAGGACTCAACAGAGGACAGGTCCTTGGAACT GGGCGAGGAAGATGAATCATTAGCAATCAAGCCTCCACAGCAAATAGCAAGAAAAGACAAGTCTCACCACagaaaggaggagaagagaaaagatAAAAGACGTCATCGCAGTCACTCTGCTGAAGGAG CAGGGAAACATGTACGAcccaaagacaaagaaaaagagcGAGAGAATGATCGCAGGAAGCGTCAATGGGAGGAAGACAAAGCCCGGCGAGACTGGGAGAGGCAGAAACGAAGAGAACAGGCCAGAGCTCATTCACGCAGAGAGAG GGACCGGCTGGAACAGCTGGAGCGCCAGCGTGAACGGGACAGAAAGCTGCGCGAACAGCAGAAAGAGCAACGGGAGCTGAAGGATCGGGAGAGGAGGGCTGAGGAGCGACGCAAAGAACGAGGTGGTAGACGAGAAG TGCCGTCTCACCATCGGATGCTACCTGACGAGTATGAGGATAAATCAAAACAAGGTCATCATAGCCGAAGTCCCAACCGCATACCTCGGGAGAGATCCGAACTCAGTGAACCACGGAAAAGTGCGA CATCGAAGGAGGAGAAGCCAGAGGGCAAAGACCTGCTCGCAGACCTCCAGGACATCAGTGACAGTGAGAGGAAGACCAGCTCAGGAGAATCCTCCATCG CATCAGCGTCCGGCTCTGATGAAAAGGATGACGATGATGAAGAGGAGTCAAGCAGCCAGAGTGAGGGcgaagaagatgaagaggagtCAGTTTCAGGCTCAGGAAGGTCTGAGCAGAGTGCAG AGGACGTGAGTGAGGAGGAGCAGTCAGTGGAAGACTTTGAAGAAGAGAAGGAAAATGGAAATCACATACTTTCAG TGCCAGAGTCCCGTTTTGATCACGACTCAGAAGAGAGCGGTGAGGacatggaggaagaggaggacgacGAGGAGGATGCAGGAGAGGGTGACCCCACGCCTCACTCTCAAACTCATTCTCGCTCCCCCACCCCCGAAGAGAACTACATCCCAGACTCCCCTCCAATTTCACCTGTGGAGCTGAAAAAGGAGCTACCCAAATATCTGCCTGCTTTACAG GGTTGTCGCAGTGTTGAGGAATTCCAGTGCTTGAACCGAATAGAAGAAGGAACCTATGGTGTGGTGTACAGAGCCAAGGACAAAAAGACGG ATGAAATTGTGGCCTTGAAAAGATTaaagatggagaaggagaaggagggctTCCCCATTACCTCTTTAAGAGAAATTAATACAATCCTGAAAGCTCAGCACCCAAACATCGTCACAGTAAGG GAAATAGTTGTGGGAAGTAATATGGACAAGATCTACATCGTGATGAACTATGTAGAACACGACCTGAAGAGTTTGATGGAAACCATGAAGCAGCCCTTCCTGCCAG GTGAAGTAAAGACTCTGATGATTCAGCTGCTGCGAGGTGTCCGACATCTCCACGATAACTGGATTCTCCATCGTGATCTGAAGACGTCCAATCTGCTGCTGAGCCACAAGGGTATCCTTAAG ATTGGCGACTTTGGTTTGGCCCGGGAGTACGGTTCGCCCCTGAAGCCCTACACCCCTGTAGTGGTGACTCTGTGGTACCGATCACCAGAGCTGCTGCTCGGAGCCAAG GAGTACTCCACAGCTGTGGACATGTGGTCAGTGGGCTGCATATTTGGCGAGCTCCTCACCCAGAAACCTCTCTTCCCTGGAAAATCTGAAATTGACCAAATTAACAAGGTTTTTAAG gatCTGGGGTCACCCAGCGAGAAAATCTGGCCTGGCTACGGCGAGCTGCCCGCTGTGAAGAAGATGACTTTCACAGAGTATCCCTACAACAATCTGCGAAAGCGCTTTGGTGCGCTGCTTTCGGATCAAGGCTTTGACCTCATGAACAA ATTCCTCACCTACTGCCCCAGTAAGAGGATTTTATCGGACGAGGGGCTCAAGCACGAGTACTTCCGCGAGACGCCGTTGCCTATCGAGCCGTCCATGTTCCCCACCTGGCCGGCCAAGAGCGAGCAACAGAGGGTGAAGAGAGGCACCAGTCCTCGTCCACCCGAGGGAGGCCTGGGCTACAGTCACCTG GGCGATGACGACCTCAAAGACACAGGCTTCCACCTGACAACCAGCAACCAGGGAGTGTCGGCAGTCGGTCCAGGATTTAGCCTCAAATTCTGA
- the cdk11b gene encoding cyclin-dependent kinase 11B isoform X6: MGDEKETWKVKTLDEILQEKKRRRELEERSDPKRQKNFPQGLVPQSDDREAKRDTPEEGELRDQKMEITIRNSPYTREDSTEDRGEEDESLAIKPPQQIARKDKSHHRKEEKRKDKRRHRSHSAEGAGKHVRPKDKEKERENDRRKRQWEEDKARRDWERQKRREQARAHSRRERDRLEQLERQRERDRKLREQQKEQRELKDRERRAEERRKERGGRREVPSHHRMLPDEYEDKSKQGHHSRSPNRIPRERSELSEPRKSATSKEEKPEGKDLLADLQDISDSERKTSSGESSIASASGSDEKDDDDEEESSSQSEGEEDEEESVSGSGRSEQSAEDVSEEEQSVEDFEEEKENGNHILSVPESRFDHDSEESGEDMEEEEDDEEDAGEGDPTPHSQTHSRSPTPEENYIPDSPPISPVELKKELPKYLPALQGCRSVEEFQCLNRIEEGTYGVVYRAKDKKTDEIVALKRLKMEKEKEGFPITSLREINTILKAQHPNIVTVREIVVGSNMDKIYIVMNYVEHDLKSLMETMKQPFLPGEVKTLMIQLLRGVRHLHDNWILHRDLKTSNLLLSHKGILKIGDFGLAREYGSPLKPYTPVVVTLWYRSPELLLGAKEYSTAVDMWSVGCIFGELLTQKPLFPGKSEIDQINKVFKDLGSPSEKIWPGYGELPAVKKMTFTEYPYNNLRKRFGALLSDQGFDLMNKFLTYCPSKRILSDEGLKHEYFRETPLPIEPSMFPTWPAKSEQQRVKRGTSPRPPEGGLGYSHLGDDDLKDTGFHLTTSNQGVSAVGPGFSLKF, translated from the exons ATGGGGGACGAAAAGGAGACCTGGAAAGTAAAAACTCTTGACGAAATACTACAGGAGAAAAAACGCAGAAGAGAATTAGAAGAGAGATCAGACCCCAAGCGCCAGAAAAAT TTCCCACAGGGCCTTGTTCCACAGTCGGATGATCGGGAAGCCAAACGAGATACTCCGGAGGAAGGAGAACTACGGGATCAAAAGATGGAAATAACAATTCGTAATTCCCCGTACACACGGGAGGACTCAACAGAGGACAG GGGCGAGGAAGATGAATCATTAGCAATCAAGCCTCCACAGCAAATAGCAAGAAAAGACAAGTCTCACCACagaaaggaggagaagagaaaagatAAAAGACGTCATCGCAGTCACTCTGCTGAAGGAG CAGGGAAACATGTACGAcccaaagacaaagaaaaagagcGAGAGAATGATCGCAGGAAGCGTCAATGGGAGGAAGACAAAGCCCGGCGAGACTGGGAGAGGCAGAAACGAAGAGAACAGGCCAGAGCTCATTCACGCAGAGAGAG GGACCGGCTGGAACAGCTGGAGCGCCAGCGTGAACGGGACAGAAAGCTGCGCGAACAGCAGAAAGAGCAACGGGAGCTGAAGGATCGGGAGAGGAGGGCTGAGGAGCGACGCAAAGAACGAGGTGGTAGACGAGAAG TGCCGTCTCACCATCGGATGCTACCTGACGAGTATGAGGATAAATCAAAACAAGGTCATCATAGCCGAAGTCCCAACCGCATACCTCGGGAGAGATCCGAACTCAGTGAACCACGGAAAAGTGCGA CATCGAAGGAGGAGAAGCCAGAGGGCAAAGACCTGCTCGCAGACCTCCAGGACATCAGTGACAGTGAGAGGAAGACCAGCTCAGGAGAATCCTCCATCG CATCAGCGTCCGGCTCTGATGAAAAGGATGACGATGATGAAGAGGAGTCAAGCAGCCAGAGTGAGGGcgaagaagatgaagaggagtCAGTTTCAGGCTCAGGAAGGTCTGAGCAGAGTGCAG AGGACGTGAGTGAGGAGGAGCAGTCAGTGGAAGACTTTGAAGAAGAGAAGGAAAATGGAAATCACATACTTTCAG TGCCAGAGTCCCGTTTTGATCACGACTCAGAAGAGAGCGGTGAGGacatggaggaagaggaggacgacGAGGAGGATGCAGGAGAGGGTGACCCCACGCCTCACTCTCAAACTCATTCTCGCTCCCCCACCCCCGAAGAGAACTACATCCCAGACTCCCCTCCAATTTCACCTGTGGAGCTGAAAAAGGAGCTACCCAAATATCTGCCTGCTTTACAG GGTTGTCGCAGTGTTGAGGAATTCCAGTGCTTGAACCGAATAGAAGAAGGAACCTATGGTGTGGTGTACAGAGCCAAGGACAAAAAGACGG ATGAAATTGTGGCCTTGAAAAGATTaaagatggagaaggagaaggagggctTCCCCATTACCTCTTTAAGAGAAATTAATACAATCCTGAAAGCTCAGCACCCAAACATCGTCACAGTAAGG GAAATAGTTGTGGGAAGTAATATGGACAAGATCTACATCGTGATGAACTATGTAGAACACGACCTGAAGAGTTTGATGGAAACCATGAAGCAGCCCTTCCTGCCAG GTGAAGTAAAGACTCTGATGATTCAGCTGCTGCGAGGTGTCCGACATCTCCACGATAACTGGATTCTCCATCGTGATCTGAAGACGTCCAATCTGCTGCTGAGCCACAAGGGTATCCTTAAG ATTGGCGACTTTGGTTTGGCCCGGGAGTACGGTTCGCCCCTGAAGCCCTACACCCCTGTAGTGGTGACTCTGTGGTACCGATCACCAGAGCTGCTGCTCGGAGCCAAG GAGTACTCCACAGCTGTGGACATGTGGTCAGTGGGCTGCATATTTGGCGAGCTCCTCACCCAGAAACCTCTCTTCCCTGGAAAATCTGAAATTGACCAAATTAACAAGGTTTTTAAG gatCTGGGGTCACCCAGCGAGAAAATCTGGCCTGGCTACGGCGAGCTGCCCGCTGTGAAGAAGATGACTTTCACAGAGTATCCCTACAACAATCTGCGAAAGCGCTTTGGTGCGCTGCTTTCGGATCAAGGCTTTGACCTCATGAACAA ATTCCTCACCTACTGCCCCAGTAAGAGGATTTTATCGGACGAGGGGCTCAAGCACGAGTACTTCCGCGAGACGCCGTTGCCTATCGAGCCGTCCATGTTCCCCACCTGGCCGGCCAAGAGCGAGCAACAGAGGGTGAAGAGAGGCACCAGTCCTCGTCCACCCGAGGGAGGCCTGGGCTACAGTCACCTG GGCGATGACGACCTCAAAGACACAGGCTTCCACCTGACAACCAGCAACCAGGGAGTGTCGGCAGTCGGTCCAGGATTTAGCCTCAAATTCTGA